In the Xyrauchen texanus isolate HMW12.3.18 chromosome 47, RBS_HiC_50CHRs, whole genome shotgun sequence genome, TAAACAAGGCCTTTGTTGTTCTGGTTGTATAGCCCTTTTGGTTCACACATTTACAGCAACAGATGCAATGGATTTATATCTAAGGCACAATGACAGTGTAAATGCATCTGCCTAAAAACAACTACATACAGTGCATGGTTCTTTAAGATTTACAAACATATTTCAATTAACATACAATTTCACACAAACATCTGACATGGCCATCTAGAGGCTGCTCACTTACCATAATCATACACTTCCCCAGAGATCTTGACAAAAATGAACCTTTTGTCAGGTGATGGAATATCAGAGGATTTTGTCATGTCTATTGTCGCATCAAATTCCAAAGGACTATAATGTCTTTTTTTACCCATCTCTGAAATTCTATGAGTTTTTAGAAAGAGCAAGAGCAATTAGGATTGGCCTTGATATATGCATTTGTTCATATTatacattcaaacacacaaacattttagaGTCCAAATATCTGCTCACAGTCCAGCGTTTCTGACGATGAGCTCAGACTCGGCTCGATGGTTGGTCTGCATCTCAATGGCCCAACGGATCTTCCGAAGACCTTCAAACAGGTCATTCAGTGTGTTTCCAGGCTCAATGCTGGGCAACTGCCTCACATCACCTACACTCAGAATAACATAGTAATCCTGTACAATTAAGTTGAGGTAAATACATTGTAAACAAGCCATAAACTGAATATAATGAATATGCAAGCAAGCAATGTTCTTACCTAAAATGACGAACTTCTGGAGTTGTGCATGTTGGGTAAGCATGCTGAGAATGGAGTGAAGGATCTGAACAGACACCAGGCTTCCCTCATCCACCACCAGCACACGCACCTGTGAGAACTTCCAGTCCACGGGATTCCCTTGATCTTTTTTTGCATTCATGAAACTCCATAAAATCTGGAACAAGAGGAAATAATTGGAAAATAGAATTATATAAGTTTCTAGGACcctacaaaatataatatattgttgTCCTTAGATTCATATCACTCCACAGTCTCTGTCTCTTctcattataaaatattttcaattgaaatcaatatttcaagtccatttatttatttatttgaaagtggCCATGTAATAAGTGAGATAATGTACATTTACCTTGTTATTGTACATTTAGCTTGTCAATAAGGTCAAATAAACACCTTCAGAGTAATACAATTCCCAATAACTctgtcatggtttattttgtgataatgaccaccAGTGTTCATGGCATTGTTGTAAAATTCAACAAATAGGACCAAAACTCATTTCATTGGACTATACCTGGTGCATGGTGTACGCAGTGAAACCAGTTCTCTTAGTAAGAAGCGAAGCAGCTCTCCCTGTTGGAGCAGTGAGAAGAACTTCCATAGGCTTTTCATTACTGTCACTCTCCTCATTGCCTTGATTCTCCTTGGGTGAGTCTGAAAGCACCCCATTACTAGACCCCTGAGAGTCATTCTGAAAAACCTCACAGGCCTTTAACACCTCTTCCATGTCACTTGTCTGCTGCTGCATGGCCGCCTTAAAGACTAAGCTGACCACTGTTGTCTTCCCACAGCCCCCCTTTCCACTGATCACAGTCACTGGGTTGGCGCACATCATTTCTGCCGCTCGCACCTGATCGGGGTCTAGTTCTATGGTGGTGGGATCAGGATCCAAGTAGGTAGAATCAATCAAGGCAGAGTCCGATAAGGAGTCTATGTCTGAAGTGAGGCTTTCCTCTTTAATGGTCGGCTCTATAATTTCAAAAGCCTGAGAAGAATCGCAAAGTGGAGGTATTCCTCCATTTTGGTCCATGCTTGATGTACCAGGCTGAGCAAGGTCTTTCTGCTCAGATCCAATGCCCTGATCTACGTGATTTTGTGCCAAGACTGATGTTTTTGCATCAGATTTCCTCGTATTGTCTTTTTTAGAAGCCTTCACCCTTATTCGCTCCAGTTGAGCATTGCGAAGAACCTCACTCACATCCAAGTCGATTGTCCAGAGTTTTCCATTCACCAGGCTCCTCAAGCATTCAGCAATGCCCTTCTCGTAGTTGAAGAGGTTCCGaagtgcatattttgttttgtcctTAATCAGCACACCCTGGTCCACAAGAAAATGTACAGCTTTCCAGGCATTCACATCTTGCACCTCACGGTAAATCTTTTTCTCTAGTTTCTCCCTTTCAATGTATGTGCTGCCGGTTGCACTGCAGTAGCGCTTCACTTCCGCATACAATTGCAAGCAAATACGCTGCAGCACGGGGATTTTCTCGAACAAATTACAGAGCTTAAAAGCCTCCAACTTTGCTTCACACCTGATGAGATGTAATTCTTTGAACATGATCTgtcaaaaatgtgaaaataagcagAATATCCATCAAAAGGACACCAAATACTGAAGGGTATAACATGAGTTTAGATGCAAAAAATGGTTCAccaacaagcaaaaaaaaattacaaatatgcacagacacaaaaatacttttttgagtcTCCTtctttgaaattattttcttgccacagatgctgtcagcTAGGGCTGTCATGTTTATGAAATTTGCGATTGATTGtcatacaaataattgtgatttagaAGATTGTCTGTTTAAAGGCTATGATGTTAAATTGtctcttttagggctttcacgattcaTTGTGatataaaatgtcatatttcttaaggttcTTGTGTTCTTCATAAGCCTtaaatcatttttacatatttaacttcaaatatttaaatcaaatattaaaatagggatatatgtgtggcagggcggaaggcgggaccgggtgtgtaggatcacgacccggccccgccacaTTATGATGTCCttttaatgctttaaaaactTGTGAATTACATGAAtaacaatgttttaaatatcaaaatttaagcgagagcgagaaccagattatagcgaccatgaggagctTAACCTAACGTGACTCTTACCTACTGGGGTGGGAATCTCTAGACACCTCGcgattcgattacgattcagACAGCTGCGATTCGCTGATAAAACGATTATCGATGCATCAATACAGAATTTTTTTCTCACTGACTTCTTTgtacttttaaagcaaaatatttgtaatgattCATAAGTAATTTACTTccaataacttttattaatacaACAAATGGAAGCAATGTGGCAAGTCaaatcagacaaaaaataaacattttgatgaGCCAAAAATCATACAAAGCTTTCTGTACTAGCAGCTCTCATACAAAAATTATGCTTGTGGCATATTCTGAATAACTTGTAAATTgcacttaaattaaataaataatataaattgcaCTTATACAATGATAAATAAGAGTCTTAAGCTACTGACTTTAAACTAAATCATGAACATAAAAGAGTCcctcagttaaaaaaaaacaaaaaacattttgctttATACCACAATAAAAAGCAGAGGGGAGTCAAAATGTTGACTACCTTTTTATAAATGGCTGACACACTAAGTGGAGGGCAGTACAGTAAACTCTGTAGAACTTAGTAAGACTCTGGGTTTACTTCCAGGTCTGTTTACAGCATATATTGATATGAAATAAGTGACAGTGCGTGACGGTGCAAATGTGTTTAGCTAGTGATGTGCAAGTTCTTTTGTAAGAACAGGAGCTGGTCAACATGTTCAGATGCAAGTGTGCTCCACTGTGCAGTGACTATATCTCCTGCTGTAGAAAAAAATCTTTCTGCAGGGACACTAGTGCAGGGAATACATAAGTATAATGCATAAGTGTGGGGATCGCTGTGTCAGTGTAGTACTTACGAGATGGGATGTTGTATCTCGGCTCCAACGTGCGCAACATACCCCAAAAGCCCTGGTTTTCAACAACCGAGTAAGGACGCAAATCCTTGGCAATAAATATTGCAATCTAATTTGTAATTCTCTTAGCCTTTTCGGAGCTGGGTGGAAGCTTTGACATCGCTTGCTCGATTGTCGTCTGGTTCGCAGCTACAACCGGCAGTTTATTTTCTTCCTCCGGGTGGAAAAGTGTAATATGGTTTTTcatgtttccaaaatattttattttagtttcgaCACAACTTGCATACAATGTGGCTCTTGTCTAACTCACGTTTCCCTTCGTCTTCATAGAATCCAAAGTGCTTCCATACACTTGCTTTTAATCCCGAGGGTGCCAGTCGAATTTCCTGCTGAGCCATCTGTGTCTCGTGTTAAGTGCATGCCAAAAGACTGTACGGGTGCTGTAGTTGCACACTTACGAGGTGCGTCTTTTGCATTCCGTCAACATTACGTTAGCaagaaacattcataaaatcgaTGCTTGATGTTtgtgaatcgattcagaatcgtgcAAGTCCGCATCGTGATGCATCTAAGAATCGATATTTCCCGCCACCCCTACTACCtaccctagtaaccgggccaatttggttgcttaggagacctggctggagtctctcaacacactctggattcgaactcaagactccaggggtggtagtcagcgtcaatactcgccgagctacccaggcccctgtgattccagtatttttattttatatttgttcttGTTCAGAACCAGTTCTCGGTTCCCATCCCTAATCGTGACAGACCTACTGTAAAcagatcttaacttgtattaaacctagaATATTTCTTATAGGCTGGTAAAAAAACATTCTAGGGATTCAAAAGCAATGCTGGTGACCCTAGAGGAATTCTTACTTACATAGTTAAAGCCCAACTTCCATACATCAGTCTTAATTAGCTCCTCCAGTTTGGCCAAAAAATCTGTATTatcctgctgctgctgctgatgttgttgttgttgttgttgttgttgttgttgttgaggtgAGGACTGAATGGAGTCGTCTTTCTCAGCCGGTTCCGGTTTGTGCTCCATCTTTCCCTTGCTTATTATCTCCATAAACTGGCCTGGCAGCAATGTTGGAACATATTTCATGATTCCAGGGTACAAGTTGGCAACTCTCACATGTGTCCCAGCAACTGATGTATTTAAAGACAAAATTAGTGATAGTCATTGATTATGGTTTAAAAATCATAAACTGTTCAGTATCTATCATGTGTGCAAAATTGTATATTTAAGGTTAAGATTAGATTAAGGGAAATTGGATTAGAATAGATTAAAGTTTAGGAGTTGTTTTAAGCACCTATATTCCACTTTAGCTTTGTCTGCCTAGTCGTTCCTTGACATTCTTGGGATACTGTAcaaatttattgtttacattattCGCATTTTCAGACTGAAACAAAATCCTGCATTctagtatatattatattttaaattctaaTGTATAGATTGCTTAAGTAAAGTTCAGTAAACTTTCAAGAAATTAGTGTCAGTGAAATTCAAAAACAGTAAGTTATACAAATGATATAGGTGGTCCAACCTGAGTGATTGACATATGTCTTGAGCTGTTCAGCTATGGCTTTATGCTCCGGTTTTGACACTTCAAAATCCTGCAGGGCATCCTGCACATTGACGGGCTCCACGTATCGGTCTTCAGGCAACCACTCCATAAATGTTTTGACAAAGTCAGGTAGTGCCCCACACGCGTTGAGAAAAAGAGACACAAGTGAACGACCTTCTGATCTCAGATTAGTGCGGAGGCTGTAGGAGAGGTAGCTTTTGACATAACTCTTGTGCTTGCCTTGGCCAACTGTGCAGGAGATCTTCCACCAGGGATCACGTAAAGGAAAACGGCCCTCAACCCGGTACATCATATTGTCCACCTTGAAATCTACTGCAAATGAAGGCAATAGAACATGCATGACACATTTGGTCACTATACAAATGTTGTGGTAGACTTTGTTTACAAGTAGGATACTTTCATTAAGCTTCCAAAAAGCTTTTTAAGAAGTGAGATGCAACACcaagataaaaatatttgtttgtataaTCACTGTTttacagagctgttcagctgtgacGTTAATTTGTAGACGAAACTGGAAGGCTAACTTGCCATGGAATCCCtctaaaattttagttttttttataataggGTTTTTCAACTTATCAgttaaataaggtctgtggtaaacattacttgatacGTGGACATTTTTTTTCTATAACATAAATTACATACTTTTATACCTCAAAGGATAGATTTGAAACCgcattcattcttttttttttttttaagtatgtaattcaacattgcttcaaaattcacttttgaggtatgaaagcttgtaatttattttgtagaacaaaatgttcacatattgtcaagtaatgtttaccacagaccttattttactcataaatcttaaactgccattgtaaaaacccataggaaaatccagtgGGATCCCATGGCGAATTCTCTTCCGGGTTTTTGGATAACAACCTGAAAAGCTCTTTATAAGCTCTGAAAAGTTTTATTTGTAACAGTGTAAAGTGTACACATGGCTGCTTTTAACAGTGTAAAGTGTACACATGGCTGCTTTTAACAGTGTAAAGTGTACACATGGCTGCTTTTAACAGTGTAAAGTGTACACATGGCTACTTTTAACAGTGTAAAGTGTACACATGGCTACTTTTAACAGCGTAAACTGTAACAGTGTAAAGTGTACACACGGCTACATATAACAGTGTAAACGATAACAGAGTAAAGTGAAAACATAGCTATTTTAAACCATGTAAAGTGAAAACATGGCTACTTTAAACAGTGTAAACTGCAACAGATTAAAGTGCATACATGGCTACTTTAAACATTGTTAATTGGAACAGTTTAAAGTGTACACATGGCTACTTTTAACAGTGTAAACTGCAACAGATTGAAGTGTAAACATGGCTACTTAAAACTGCGTTAACTGTATACATGGCTACTTTTAACAGTGTAAACTGTGTGTAAACTGTAACAAAGTAAAGTGTAAACAACTACTTTTAACAGTGTAAACCGCATACAAAATGGCAACATTTAACAGTGTAAAGTGTAAACATGCTACTTTTAACAGTGTAAACTGTAACAGCATAAAGTGTAATCATGCTACTTTTAGCAGTGTAAACATGGCTACATTTAACAGTGTAAAGTGTAATCATGGCTACATTTAACAGCGTAAAGTGTAATCATGGCTACATTTAACAGCGTAAAGTGTAATCATGGCTACATTTAACAGCGTAAAGTGTAATCATGGCTACTTTTAACAGTGTAAATAAACATGGCTACATTTAACAGTGTAAAGTGTAAACATGGCTACATTTCACTGTGTAAACATGGATCCTTGGCCACCAACCTGTCAATCAGGTTGACAGTGACAGTGAAAGGGTGCGCTTTAAATCTACATTTTACTTTTGTCTAATTTGAAAACATTGCAATTATCAAGTCTGACCGTGTAAGatgtaaacatggttactataaacATGTTTACGTTTAAATAATTTACTGACTGCGGTGTGTTTTTTAAAACCGATACCGCGATGTCTAGTTACAGACACGGTTTGATCCACACACCTCAGGTATACAAACCTAATTACACAGCAAACGTCGACAAAATGTTTGATAAATATTGAGCGCTACCTTCTTTTGACGCTGGCATGGAAAATGTAAACCTTTTCCCTCCCGATGAGATAGAGTCCATTTCCCTCATGTCCAGGAATTCAGGCTGTATTTCCTCTTCTTCATCTTCGCTTTCTGAAACATCACTTTGGTTTGATCGGACATCGTGGCGTTCCGGTAAAATGTATCCAGTAATTGTTTTCAACCCAGTGGGAGAACCTTGCAGCGCCATTCTGATCCAGTTTCGCGGTTTCAGGTGTTGACCCTTTGCAGTTACCGTAGCACTCGGCTGCAAAAACCAATCAGggcattccaaaataaaagactgttTACTTGATAGACTCAAAAAAGAGTTTCGAACAATTAACTCGCAATAACAAAGAAACAGCCTTTTtccagagatgggccacttctattaaaatgaacggGAGAAACTGGAACACTAAACCAAATAGCTCTGAGAGCCCAGCAGAttggaagtcccgccttacagttaagagggccaatcaccttttagagacAGACTTCACCTTTCAATCAAATCTAGGGCCCGGTGACAAATGGCACTCTCCGCCCATGTGTGGTCTTCCTCTGAGTGCAGACTTTGATGACGAAAGAAAGTGTGCATTTGGGCCGTACTCCAAGTTCAATCAGACgcattttttacattgtttttatttacatgcagttttacaaattattatttaaaaaagtaatgatATTGATAGATAGGGTAAAGGAACACACTTTAAACTAAATAttgaatattgttttttattaaataatttcaagcaaCACACTGGCAAACAAACAACAAAGCAACAACAAACCCCCATTGTTTTATATCTTTAGAGAACAAATTCTCTAACTTATTCTTATATAATGTTCAGACACGTGGGTGGTTACAGCTTAGAACACAGTAAAATGTATAGAAAGAACATACCaccatatatttgcaaaaatagtcATAAAATACACACAGCCACACGTCTAAATTGCACTGTTAGACCAAATGTTGctatatcaataaatataagcaATCATACAAGATACAGCCATGT is a window encoding:
- the LOC127638985 gene encoding DNA helicase B-like isoform X2 is translated as MALQGSPTGLKTITGYILPERHDVRSNQSDVSESEDEEEEIQPEFLDMREMDSISSGGKRFTFSMPASKEDFKVDNMMYRVEGRFPLRDPWWKISCTVGQGKHKSYVKSYLSYSLRTNLRSEGRSLVSLFLNACGALPDFVKTFMEWLPEDRYVEPVNVQDALQDFEVSKPEHKAIAEQLKTYVNHSVAGTHVRVANLYPGIMKYVPTLLPGQFMEIISKGKMEHKPEPAEKDDSIQSSPQQQQQQQQQQQHQQQQQDNTDFLAKLEELIKTDVWKLGFNYIMFKELHLIRCEAKLEAFKLCNLFEKIPVLQRICLQLYAEVKRYCSATGSTYIEREKLEKKIYREVQDVNAWKAVHFLVDQGVLIKDKTKYALRNLFNYEKGIAECLRSLVNGKLWTIDLDVSEVLRNAQLERIRVKASKKDNTRKSDAKTSVLAQNHVDQGIGSEQKDLAQPGTSSMDQNGGIPPLCDSSQAFEIIEPTIKEESLTSDIDSLSDSALIDSTYLDPDPTTIELDPDQVRAAEMMCANPVTVISGKGGCGKTTVVSLVFKAAMQQQTSDMEEVLKACEVFQNDSQGSSNGVLSDSPKENQGNEESDSNEKPMEVLLTAPTGRAASLLTKRTGFTAYTMHQILWSFMNAKKDQGNPVDWKFSQVRVLVVDEGSLVSVQILHSILSMLTQHAQLQKFVILGDVRQLPSIEPGNTLNDLFEGLRKIRWAIEMQTNHRAESELIVRNAGLISEMGKKRHYSPLEFDATIDMTKSSDIPSPDKRFIFVKISGEVYDYDLQNTIKFLLEKAPGLKDDKTSQFVAFRRKDCELINELCCKHYSGHITKTHKNQIYFQKGDKVCCTKNGYVSEKDNENNLEESFHDKSRTSFKSAGSFSDTAGVFGNTAGSQRTKEQMKVKKERLCNGEIFFIKEDLTEEDMGLRRKKRRYLTLDDENGRIVTSSYRELQRECKLRHAWARTIHTFQGSEAETIVYVLGDGWGQNWQHVYTAVTRGQKRVYVVGRVNDIERAMKKPVIPRNTRLGSHIRSIVARPGNDSFNQSGSTQSPVDSSINKSFGPSQIAGLGPSQSTPLALHTPSFSQVFSRPSCVKHLYREETGQNIETSNMILQDDMTFSQTYSWSPMDICDEPSTMHNANVSELSNHVEGVTLLGAISSSLNESSKTSKRLVFSDNCSTPSKHPKQTTSEESPLGSSHLKLLSITSPSIKCHGRQLFQEDS
- the LOC127638985 gene encoding DNA helicase B-like isoform X1 produces the protein MALQGSPTGLKTITGYILPERHDVRSNQSDVSESEDEEEEIQPEFLDMREMDSISSGGKRFTFSMPASKEVDFKVDNMMYRVEGRFPLRDPWWKISCTVGQGKHKSYVKSYLSYSLRTNLRSEGRSLVSLFLNACGALPDFVKTFMEWLPEDRYVEPVNVQDALQDFEVSKPEHKAIAEQLKTYVNHSVAGTHVRVANLYPGIMKYVPTLLPGQFMEIISKGKMEHKPEPAEKDDSIQSSPQQQQQQQQQQQHQQQQQDNTDFLAKLEELIKTDVWKLGFNYIMFKELHLIRCEAKLEAFKLCNLFEKIPVLQRICLQLYAEVKRYCSATGSTYIEREKLEKKIYREVQDVNAWKAVHFLVDQGVLIKDKTKYALRNLFNYEKGIAECLRSLVNGKLWTIDLDVSEVLRNAQLERIRVKASKKDNTRKSDAKTSVLAQNHVDQGIGSEQKDLAQPGTSSMDQNGGIPPLCDSSQAFEIIEPTIKEESLTSDIDSLSDSALIDSTYLDPDPTTIELDPDQVRAAEMMCANPVTVISGKGGCGKTTVVSLVFKAAMQQQTSDMEEVLKACEVFQNDSQGSSNGVLSDSPKENQGNEESDSNEKPMEVLLTAPTGRAASLLTKRTGFTAYTMHQILWSFMNAKKDQGNPVDWKFSQVRVLVVDEGSLVSVQILHSILSMLTQHAQLQKFVILGDVRQLPSIEPGNTLNDLFEGLRKIRWAIEMQTNHRAESELIVRNAGLISEMGKKRHYSPLEFDATIDMTKSSDIPSPDKRFIFVKISGEVYDYDLQNTIKFLLEKAPGLKDDKTSQFVAFRRKDCELINELCCKHYSGHITKTHKNQIYFQKGDKVCCTKNGYVSEKDNENNLEESFHDKSRTSFKSAGSFSDTAGVFGNTAGSQRTKEQMKVKKERLCNGEIFFIKEDLTEEDMGLRRKKRRYLTLDDENGRIVTSSYRELQRECKLRHAWARTIHTFQGSEAETIVYVLGDGWGQNWQHVYTAVTRGQKRVYVVGRVNDIERAMKKPVIPRNTRLGSHIRSIVARPGNDSFNQSGSTQSPVDSSINKSFGPSQIAGLGPSQSTPLALHTPSFSQVFSRPSCVKHLYREETGQNIETSNMILQDDMTFSQTYSWSPMDICDEPSTMHNANVSELSNHVEGVTLLGAISSSLNESSKTSKRLVFSDNCSTPSKHPKQTTSEESPLGSSHLKLLSITSPSIKCHGRQLFQEDS